A portion of the Gossypium arboreum isolate Shixiya-1 chromosome 8, ASM2569848v2, whole genome shotgun sequence genome contains these proteins:
- the LOC108467477 gene encoding light-inducible protein CPRF2-like yields MHTEFSVDDFSDSFWAAPPGMSRSQSEWAFDNFIEEFSGSGGAIPVSRSDESVIGPSLAEPRPSVSKSEEADGEGDVVEIKRPGNQNHNSPPSDLAPTFSIDSDEYRAILKDKLHQACAAVALSRASSVKAEVFSAQAEDQALQSRSQIQGSSKAQGQGELDATPSEVLAMSTTQTKSKVQMRQTTSVSSGEDSDDDELRDTETTDNMDPADAKRARRMRSNRESARRSRRRKQAHMNELEAQVGQLRVEHSTLLKSLTDTNHKYDEAAVDNRILKADIETLRAKVKMAEETVKRVTGINFNSGLLSRHNVASVGMPFVSSPLETSSTAPVPLQPNTNQFFHQPVPLHHQRMENGFMGNTMVPPIVNSRTEGVKHVNETSALQHTPRSERVQDQIGPGVSQHMSGWEPQQHAAAKNKKQN; encoded by the exons atgCATACTGAGTTCTCAGTTGACGATTTCTCGGACTCCTTTTGGGCGGCTCCGCCGGGGATGAGCCGAAGCCAATCGGAGTGGGCTTTTGACAATTTTATTGAAGAGTTTTCTGGTTCGGGCGGGGCGATCCCGGTGTCGCGTTCGGACGAGAGTGTGATCGGTCCATCCTTGGCGGAACCTCGGCCGTCCGTTTCGAAATCTGAAGAAGCCGATGGTGAAGGTGACGTGGTGGAGATCAAAAGACCTGGTAATCAGAATCATAACAGTCCGCCGTCCGATCTGGCACCGACGTTCTCGATTGACTCGGATGAGTACCGCGCGATCCTCAAGGACAAGCTCCATCAAGCCTGCGCAGCTGTTGCTCTCTCTCGT GCATCATCTGTTAAGGCAGAAGTTTTCTCTGCGCAAGCTGAAGATCAAGCGCTTCAATCGAGATCCCAAATTCAAG GTTCCTCAAAGGCTCAAGGACAGGGTGAACTAGATGCTACACCTAGTGAAGTCCTGGCTATGTCTACTACACAGACAAAATCAAAGGTACAAATGAGGCAAACAACAAGTGTGTCATCAGGAGAAGATTCAGATGATGATGAACTTAGAGATACTGAAACTACTGACAACATGGATCCGGCTGATGCAAAACGTGCAAGGAG AATGCGGTCAAATCGAGAATCAGCTAGACGCTCAAGGAGAAGAAAGCAAGCACATATGAATGAACTTGAAGCGCAG GTTGGCCAACTAAGAGTTGAACATTCTACATTACTCAAGAGTCTCACTGACACGAATCACAAGTATGACGAAGCTGCTGTGGACAATAGAATTCTGAAGGCTGATATAGAAACATTAAGAGCAAAG GTAAAAATGGCTGAAGAAACAGTTAAGCGGGTGACGGGGATTAACTTTAACTCTGGTCTTCTATCTAGGCACAATGTAGCTAGTGTTGGCATGCCTTTTGTTAGCAGCCCATTGGAAACATCTTCAACTGCTCCTGTTCCATTGCAGCCAAACACTAATCAGTTTTTTCACCAACCAGTTCCCTTGCATCATCAGAGAATGGAGAACGGTTTCATGGGGAACACCATGGTTCCTCCTATCGTGAATTCACGAACCGAAGGAGTGAAACATGTCAATGAAACATCTGCATTGCAGCACACACCCAGGTCGGAGCGCGTTCAAGATCAGATTGGCCCTGGTGTCAGTCAGCATATGTCCGGGTGGGAGCCTCAACAGCATGCAGCTGCTAAGAACAAGAAGCAAAATTGA